CCCCCTTAGCCCCCAATTTGGGAGGGAAATTGGTCTAAAGTCCTCCAGAGTTGGGGGATTTAGGGGGCAGATTAAGGGGATTAAACTTCAATTCATACCAATTTGAATTGGCTTCGCTGCACATGATTCCGTAAGGGCGTTTCGCGAAACGCCCCTACCCAGGGATCTGCCACAATAAATCGGTATCACTTTAAATCGGTATCACTTTTCTTCGGGTATATGAAACCACCCTGCTTATTAAGGGGAACTGAGGGGGATCGGTTCGGGGCAATGATCTGTCGCAGAAACTGTTTCAATTAATATCAGAATCTTGGCGATTACCCTTTTACGGGTCGGGCAACGTGAAAAGCCGATACGTAGGACAGATCAACCTTATCCCCGTTCTGTTCTAGTACCTGTCGCAATCCCTCAAAGATCTTCTGTCTCTGCTGGGGATCAAGTTTGAGATAGGGCGAATAGGTACTTAACAACAACAAGTATTGGTCTATGGAATAAGTAACCTCTACCTCTATCTGTCCGGTGATGACATCGCGGAAATAACCTGAGGCGATCGCCATTTGCCCTAACTCATTTAGAATTGCGGCTTGTGTAGCACTATCTTCGTAGACTCGTGGTAACGAAGGGGCATGAGTTTGGTAAACCTCGGCTAACGGCTGGTAGATCTCGTAACGGGGTTGCAATTCCTTATTCCATAACAAAATTAGATGCCCATCGGGACGCAACGCAGTAGCCGCTTTGGGGTAACCAATCTCTGGTGAAACCCAAT
This DNA window, taken from Oscillatoria sp. FACHB-1407, encodes the following:
- a CDS encoding class I SAM-dependent methyltransferase, producing MKDLKQILQDECYGKDLEQRRHWYSPAAEAYQQVRPRYPTELIDQVVDIAQLSSASILLEVGCGPAIATPAFAALGCSMVCIEPNPDFYHLAQQTCQSYPQVEFQNCSFEEWQLIPHGFDALLAASSFHWVSPEIGYPKAATALRPDGHLILLWNKELQPRYEIYQPLAEVYQTHAPSLPRVYEDSATQAAILNELGQMAIASGYFRDVITGQIEVEVTYSIDQYLLLLSTYSPYLKLDPQQRQKIFEGLRQVLEQNGDKVDLSYVSAFHVARPVKG